From the genome of Anopheles merus strain MAF chromosome X, AmerM5.1, whole genome shotgun sequence, one region includes:
- the LOC121589481 gene encoding uncharacterized protein LOC121589481 has translation MESAASVAAEQEQPPREPQEPPLVLLRLEKPCLPQATVYAEQVQDEEEAVEVEEKWQNGASGVNGASEQSPPSPPPGEERSHCCEPAPTPPGEDGREQGGLITALAPAAAAALERAGPAPDQPAENHNTLGTNVVGASTAPCSGAQQIVYVRGAQTCAPEATPLGHCDNVVRIQIVPADEQEEQQQQQPAQDHSLVKDEEEQCVQCEGAEGQEDCNNNHNSSKCPAQSDRTLVRVASPDPPEPPTSTAAMVQKKRHEPADLDGAPYVYYMAARSAGGSTGGSSGGSSGQCSPSDMLDSGTCSDIELTPPPLPKKMSQRLRASSGAIKKSLADGGDVVRPAVTPPPPVSLAPPTPPLAAAPLQVSGVDNDDDNGPDSVISVAHQHEQRLQHQQQETARNRQNAEQTVDGYDTGRTAHQHAASLISATDSDGSESCLSCDSLNFEQLQSSLVVVAAAEEEGQQRVLAKRTGGGPALPDSLLAAIRGSRPKVYCTDDDADADDEPDEDEERKVARLPPPPPPATHHGGQRSGGALDLNSFASAAAAAAAVAASSTTTTRTLLMDKINSLEAGRAVRHDQPDQQPSSNLPLLHHHHHHHPINERAPSSCSASSHTAESVRSNQFESDRYYKFHLNERAAGEQQGATRPGSPDTRPGPSAGAAAADDDDESFAGLRDLSNGTSTIRSNKGTVRGVKNRVRNGIATFLQMQQTGMKNYKDKEAGKVVVYSTSMGIVRETYTKCANVKQILRTLLVKFEERDIFMSSEYQQEIRERMQSDTINIPQVFVDGQHIGDAECIERLNESGELRKMLKPYKCLESPYMCKVCGGYRLLPCPSCGGSKKSIHRNHFTAEFVALKCMNCDEVGLVKCHNC, from the exons ATGGAGTCGGCAGCCTCCGTCGCCGCCGAGCAAGAGCAGCCGCCCCGGGAGCCCCAGGAGCCGCCCctggtgctgctgcggctAGAAAAACCATGCCTCCCGCAAGCAACGGTATATGCCGAGCAGGTGCAGGACGAGGAGGAAGCGGTAGAGGTGGAGGAGAAGTGGCAGAATGGCGCTAGCGGGGTGAACGGCGCGAGCGAACAGTCCCCACCATCGCCACCGCCGGGCGAGGAGCGGTCCCACTGCTGCGAGCCAGCCCCGACGCCACCGGGCGAGGACGGGCGGGAGCAGGGCGGGCTTATAACGGCACTTGCCCCTGCAGCCGCTGCAGCGCTGGAGCGGGCCGGGCCTGCGCCCGACCAGCCGGCGGAGAACCACAACACTCTCGGCACGAACGTCGTCGGTGCGTCAACGGCTCCGTGCAGCGGTGCGCAACAGATCGTGTACGTACGCGGTGCGCAAACGTGCGCTCCAGAGGCAACGCCGCTCGGCCACTGCGACAACGTGGTGCGCATACAGATTGTCCCGGCAGACGAGcaggaggagcagcagcagcagcagccggcgcAGGACCATTCGCTAGTGAAGGACGAAGAAGAACAGTGTGTGCAGTGCGAGGGCGCGGAAGGGCAGGAggactgcaacaacaaccacaacagcagcaagtgTCCGGCGCAGAGT GATCGGACGCTGGTGCGCGTCGCATCGCCCGACCCGCCGGAACCACCGACCAGCACCGCCGCGATGGTGCAGAAGAAGCGGCACGAGCCGGCCGACCTGGACGGGGCCCCCTACGTCTACTACATGGCGGCCCGGTCGGCCGGCGGCTCGACCGGCGGCTCGAGCGGCGGCTCGAGCGGCCAGTGCTCGCCGAGCGACATGCTCGACAGTGGCACCTGCAGCGATATCGAGCtgacgccgccgccgctgccgaaAAAGATGTCGCAACGGTTGCGCGCGTCGTCCGGCGCGATAAAGAAAAGCCTCGCGGACGGGGGCGACGTGGTGCGGCCGGCAGTgacaccgccgccgccggtaTCGCTGGCACCGCCAACGCCACCGCTCGCAGCGGCACCACTACAGGTATCGGGCGTTgataacgacgacgacaacggtCCGGATAGCGTTATCAGCGTGGCGCACCAACACGAACAGCGgctccagcaccagcagcaggagaCGGCCCGCAACAGACAGAACGCGGAGCAGACGGTCGACGGTTACGACACGGGGCGGACGGCCCACCAGCACGCAGCAAGTCTCATCTCGGCGACCGACAGTGACGGCTCGGAATCGTGCCTGAGCTGCGATTCGCTCAACTTCGAGCAGCTACAGTCGagcctggtggtggtggcggcggcagaGGAGGAAGGACAGCAGCGGGTGCTAGCGAAGCGGACCGGTGGCGGTCCGGCCCTGCCCGACTCGCTGCTCGCCGCAATACGGGGCAGCCGGCCCAAGGTGTACTGCACCGACGACGACGCGGacgcagacgacgaacccgacgaggacgaggagcGGAAGGTGGCCCgcctgccgccgccgccgccgccggcgaCCCATCATGGTGGGCAGCGGTCCGGGGGCGCGCTCGATCTGAACAGCTTCGCgtcggcggcagcggcggcggcggccgtcgccgccagcagcaccaccaccacccgcacGCTACTGATGGACAAAATCAACAGCCTCGAGGCGGGCCGGGCGGTGCGCCACGATCAACCCGATCAACAGCCGTCCAGCAACCTGCCGTtgctgcaccaccaccaccaccaccacccaatcAATGAGCGGGCGCCGAGCAGCTGCTCGGCCAGCTCGCACACCGCCGAGAGCGTCCGCAGCAATCAGTTCGAGAGCGACCGGTACTACAAGTTTCATCTGAACGAGCGGGCGGCGGGCGAGCAGCAGGGCGCGACCCGGCCCGGCTCGCCGGACACCCGGCCCGGACCGTCGGCCGGggcggccgccgccgacgacgacgacgagagCTTTGCCGGGCTGCGCGACCTCAGCAACGGCACGTCGACGATCCGCAGCAACAAGGGCACGGTGCGGGGCGTCAAGAACCGGGTCCGCAATGGGATCGCCACCTTTCTCCAGATGCAGCAGACCGGCATGAAG AACTACAAGGACAAGGAGGCGGGTAAGGTGGTCGTGTACAGCACCAGCATGGGCATCGTGCGGGAAACGTACACCAAGTGCGCGAACGTGAAGCAGATCCTGCGCACGCTGCTGGTCAAGTTCGAGGAGCGGGACATCTTCATGAGCAGCGAGTACCAGCAGGAGATCCGGGAGCGGATGCAGTCGGACACGATCAACATACCGCAGGTGTTTGTGGACGGTCAGCACATCGGG GACGCCGAATGTATCGAGCGGCTGAACGAGAGCGGCGAGCTGCGCAAAATGCTGAAACCGTACAAG TGTCTGGAGTCGC
- the LOC121593399 gene encoding dnaJ homolog subfamily C member 1 — protein sequence MGPGQLLLLAVALLVAVPATVAHGWGSEDMELFDLVEEVNENFYTLLNINQTATLAEIKRAFRTLSVVLHPDKSDAEDANIRFRNLVSVYEVLKDPGRREKYDKVLKEGMPNWKSALYYYRHVRKMGMAESAAILFVVITVMQYFVAWAAYFEKKYTAEQIVGSKLKKLNKKKQTNVQLEELINEIPLPSMKNTLPCQIPVWLWCTVTGTPGAIRHLFALYSEQKKQREEELQREKDEIELQASLEEQRAKDKENRILRKRSKKMVVPEKTDEELAAYSQRINKPGQPVEGAGASTTAPLPQSGGLWTEDDLVELVRLVKKYPGGTSNRWELIAELMQRSVEEITYMAAKMKECGYRLPHQSDGARGDESGGSAGAPVAKVKTKTRDTATGGGGELAASGSTWTQQQQQALEVAIQKYPKSANYDRWQKIANSVPGKSKEECVARYKYLVELVKKQKSAAAADEPAADEAAPPKQDPPKQQDDGGGDDNDDDGAAPPPPAPTGGKSQAKSKRRERKKAKAYYSYSDDSDMSDEPEEI from the exons ATGGGACCggggcagctgctgctgcttgcggtCGCCCTGCTCGTCGCCGTCCCGGCAACCGTGGCCCACGGCTGGGGCTCGGAGGACATGGAGCTGTTCGATCTGGTCGAGGAGGTGAACGAAAACTTCTACACGCTGCTAAACATCAACCAGACGGCGACGCTGGCCGAGATCAAGCGCGCGTTCCGCACGCTGTCGGTCGTGCTGCACCCGGACAAGAGCGATGCGGAGGACGCGAACATACGCTTCCGCAACCTCGTGTCCGTGTACGAGGTGCTGAAGGATCCGGGCCGGCGGGAGAAGTACGACAAGGTGCTGAAGGAGGGCATGCCGAACTGGAAGTCGGCGCTGTACTACTACCGGCACGTCCGGAAGATGGGCATGGCCGAGAGTGCCGCCATCCTGTTCGTGGTGATCACGGTGATGCAGTACTTTGTCGCGTGGGCGGCCTACTTCGAGAAGAAGTACACGGCG GAACAAATCGTGGGCAGCAAGCTGAAGAAGCTGAACaagaaaaagcaaacgaacgTGCAGCTGGAGGAGCTGATCAACGAAATTCCCCTGCCGAGCATGAAAAACACGCTGCCCTGCCAGATACCGGTGTGGCTGTGGTGCACGGTGACGGGGACGCCCGGCGCCATACGGCACCTGTTCGCGCTCTACTCGGAGCAGAAGAAGCAGCGGGAAGAGGAGCTGCAACG CGAGAAGGACGAGATCGAGCTGCAGGCCTCGCTCGAGGAGCAGCGGGCAAAGGACAAGGAGAACCGCATCCTGCGCAAACGCTCCAagaagatggtggtgccggaGAAGACGGACGAAGAGCTGGCCGCGTACAGCCAGCGCATCAACAAGCCGGGCCAGCCGGTGGAAGGGGCAGGCGCCAGCACCACCGCGCCCCTGCCCCAGTCGGGCGGGCTGTGGACGGAGGACGATCTGGTCGAGCTGGTGCGGCTGGTCAAGAAGTACCCGGGCGGTACGAGCAACCGGTGGGAGCTGATAGCCGAGCTGATGCAGCGCAGCGTCGAGGAGATCACGTACATGGCGGCCAAGATGAAGGAGTGCGGCTACCGGTTGCCCCACCAGTCCGATGGGGCACGGGGGGACGAGAGCGGAGGCTCGGCGGGCGCACCGGTCGCCAAGGTGAAGACGAAAACGCGCGATACCGccaccggcggcggcggcgaacTGGCAGCGAGCGGCAGCACCtggacgcagcagcagcagcaggcgctcGAGGTCGCCATCCAGAAGTACCCGAAGTCGGCCAACTACGACCGCTGGCAGAAGATCGCGAACAGCGTGCCGGGCAAGTCGAAGGAGGAGTGCGTCGCCCGCTACAAGTATCTGGTCGAGCTGgtgaagaagcagaagagTGCGGCGGCCGCGGATGAGCCGGCGGCGGATGAAGCTGCACCGCCCAAGCAGGACCCGCCCAAGCAGCAGGACGATGGTGGCGGCGATGATAATGACGATGACGGAGCGGCTCCACCGCCCCCAGCACCGACCGGTGGCAAGAGCCAGGCAAAGAGCAAGCGGCGGGAGCGCAAGAAAGCGAAAGCGTACTACAGCTACTCGGACGATTCGGACATGTCGGACGAGCCGGAGGAGATATGA